The Metabacillus sediminilitoris genome window below encodes:
- a CDS encoding SurA N-terminal domain-containing protein: MKKMMFTLITGLMAVVLAACGGNEESKEAKNDDKAKTAETDQQKEQQNLMEEMQKKLEAQQVDEKKTVAIVNDKEILGSDYNSAIASTQGQMQQMGQDPTSKEAAEQVKKQTIDSLVGKTLLLQEADKKGYKVSEADINKQLDETKKQFKTEKEFEAALKKSGMDMKTLETQIADDIKLKQYVEKEVPAGEITDEEIQKTYDQYAEQGKSTGQEVPKLEEVKPQIEQSLQQQKQQEKLAQQVEELKKNAKIDIKI, encoded by the coding sequence ATGAAAAAAATGATGTTTACATTAATAACCGGTCTAATGGCCGTTGTTTTAGCAGCATGCGGAGGAAATGAAGAAAGTAAAGAAGCTAAAAATGATGATAAAGCAAAAACAGCGGAAACCGATCAGCAGAAGGAACAGCAAAATCTAATGGAAGAAATGCAAAAGAAATTAGAAGCACAGCAAGTAGATGAAAAGAAAACTGTTGCCATAGTGAATGATAAAGAAATTTTAGGAAGCGACTATAATAGCGCCATAGCATCTACACAAGGACAAATGCAGCAAATGGGACAAGATCCGACTTCTAAAGAAGCTGCAGAGCAAGTGAAAAAACAAACAATTGACAGCTTAGTCGGAAAAACTCTTCTTCTTCAAGAGGCAGATAAAAAAGGCTATAAAGTTTCAGAGGCAGATATTAATAAGCAGCTGGATGAAACGAAAAAACAGTTTAAAACAGAAAAAGAATTCGAAGCCGCTCTAAAAAAATCCGGCATGGATATGAAAACACTTGAAACTCAAATAGCTGACGATATTAAACTCAAACAGTACGTTGAGAAAGAAGTGCCGGCTGGTGAAATAACCGATGAAGAAATTCAAAAAACGTATGATCAATATGCGGAACAAGGAAAGAGTACTGGACAAGAAGTTCCAAAGCTTGAAGAAGTAAAACCGCAAATCGAACAATCTCTTCAACAGCAAAAACAGCAGGAAAAACTCGCACAGCAGGTTGAAGAGTTAAAGAAAAATGCGAAGATTGATATTAAGATTTAA
- a CDS encoding IS3 family transposase, whose amino-acid sequence MLKKVTSFSDGSGKLSRKAQAALSFELKEKFRLKDVLQIVDIPESSYHYHIKRMKEENPDQNLEECIQSIFEDHDGNYGYRRIHLELKNRQLKVNHKKVQRIMKKLGLKGNKFTRKSRKYSSYKGNIGTVAKNLINRRFRTNVCHQKITTDITEFKCSDGKLFFNPFMDMFNSEILSYGISSHPTLDLVLEPLEETLEIVKNSKYRTTMHSDQGWHYQHKKWVKKLKENKVFQSMSRKGNCLDNSPMENFFGLMKQEMYYGEALCTFEELKQKIERYINYYNNKRIKQKLAGMSPVQYRIHTSQLVA is encoded by the coding sequence ATACTTAAAAAAGTTACAAGCTTTTCAGATGGATCCGGAAAGCTATCTAGAAAAGCACAAGCAGCGTTATCATTCGAACTCAAAGAAAAATTCCGATTAAAAGATGTTCTACAGATAGTTGATATTCCTGAATCTTCGTATCACTATCATATAAAGCGAATGAAGGAAGAGAATCCCGATCAAAATCTTGAAGAATGTATTCAATCCATATTCGAGGACCATGACGGCAATTACGGTTACCGACGTATTCATTTAGAATTGAAAAACCGTCAATTAAAAGTAAATCACAAAAAGGTTCAACGAATTATGAAGAAACTCGGACTCAAAGGAAATAAGTTTACACGAAAATCACGCAAGTATAGTTCTTACAAAGGGAATATTGGAACTGTCGCCAAGAACCTTATTAATCGCCGTTTTCGCACAAATGTATGCCATCAAAAAATAACAACAGATATCACAGAATTTAAGTGTTCTGATGGAAAACTTTTTTTTAATCCATTCATGGATATGTTCAATAGCGAAATTCTATCTTATGGGATAAGTAGTCACCCAACACTAGATTTAGTCCTAGAACCTCTAGAAGAAACACTAGAAATTGTGAAAAATTCAAAATACAGAACTACTATGCATTCTGATCAAGGCTGGCATTATCAACATAAAAAATGGGTGAAAAAACTCAAGGAAAATAAAGTTTTCCAGAGTATGTCACGAAAAGGAAATTGTTTAGATAATTCACCGATGGAGAACTTTTTTGGATTAATGAAACAAGAAATGTATTATGGAGAAGCACTATGCACATTTGAGGAATTAAAACAGAAAATTGAGAGATATATCAATTATTATAATAATAAGCGTATAAAACAAAAATTGGCAGGCATGAGTCCGGTTCAATACCGTATCCATACCAGCCAATTAGTTGCTTAA
- a CDS encoding nuclease-related domain-containing protein — translation MTWLISTLLAVSVAWLAYIVKKEKVKQKEMRNDHYQELAAIKELQKASMETAAATFDEKVTLLSESYKREIEKLMIENEDIRKNYRNQGEIITHQILENFKSDLIRKRIISPDEMIIMPNIFIPEVNGNIRQIDHIVLYPTGIYVIETKNWKGHIVMGMTRKGPQKFSFLADLLDSEKEETLIFDKAESGALTLKTYENPINQVQQTAVILLNYLKSQDIETWINILVFFNHDEKELHDWSDNSIVKRFTNKEELQQFFINELTSQKRIYGAFQLNNIKHLIESANYNN, via the coding sequence ATGACCTGGTTAATTTCCACTTTACTTGCCGTGTCTGTCGCTTGGTTAGCTTACATAGTAAAAAAAGAAAAGGTTAAACAAAAAGAAATGAGAAACGACCATTACCAAGAGTTAGCAGCTATTAAAGAATTACAAAAAGCTTCTATGGAAACAGCAGCAGCAACATTTGATGAGAAGGTCACACTTTTGTCTGAATCATACAAACGCGAAATAGAAAAGCTGATGATTGAAAATGAAGATATACGGAAAAATTATAGAAACCAAGGGGAAATAATTACCCATCAAATACTAGAAAATTTTAAATCAGATCTAATTAGAAAAAGAATCATTTCACCTGATGAAATGATTATTATGCCGAACATTTTTATACCGGAAGTAAACGGTAATATCCGGCAGATCGATCACATTGTACTTTATCCAACTGGTATATATGTAATAGAAACAAAAAACTGGAAAGGCCATATAGTAATGGGAATGACAAGAAAGGGCCCCCAAAAATTTTCTTTTTTAGCAGACTTATTAGACAGTGAAAAAGAGGAAACGCTTATATTTGATAAAGCTGAGTCGGGAGCATTAACTTTAAAGACTTATGAAAATCCAATTAACCAGGTTCAGCAGACAGCCGTCATCTTATTAAACTATTTAAAAAGTCAAGATATTGAAACGTGGATAAACATCTTGGTATTTTTTAATCACGATGAAAAAGAGTTACACGATTGGTCTGATAATAGCATAGTTAAACGGTTTACGAATAAAGAGGAATTACAACAGTTTTTTATAAATGAACTTACATCCCAAAAAAGAATATATGGAGCTTTTCAGCTTAACAATATAAAACATCTTATCGAAAGCGCTAATTATAATAATTAA